The following coding sequences lie in one Liolophura sinensis isolate JHLJ2023 chromosome 4, CUHK_Ljap_v2, whole genome shotgun sequence genomic window:
- the LOC135464389 gene encoding prolyl 4-hydroxylase subunit alpha-2-like — MDGKLVISKPGPAGSGSESVEKKEAVRLARCLTGFVGAPRAEPPTIPVKFFKTALESQKTAERDETFLEKPTNAFLYIRRLTEGWSHVTDAICGNQDEHDVEAKVFCLTFTSVVGRSSIWPSAYDLQGAAQAIIRLVEFYKLDFEGLANGTMHTVQVAPLAISDFVYIAEAALDDDQDYLALVWISNILRLLKKMSPEDQDTKMRLQRKLAALYYKHKSFSMAASIIGDALKENPNHEGARRDLQMFKARLNSGDELGEIPRSHFLEQLVEDMATFRNLCRGNVKSPLAASRLHCEYRQTRIPLIPSKVEYMNLVPPVILIHEIATEMDIEHMKNLAKFKLHQSVIGESMVTSPLRISQTAWLGEWNDALLRMSRKVELHTGLSALYTEDNSHAEPWQKEIRDLGGESVFTAVANSGDRVATFLLYLNDVTLGGATVFPKLKTRIPVVKLQINGCVKSDKHFEGLALLTRTFDRVSQLRKW; from the exons ATGGATGGCAAATTAGTCATAAGCAAACCTGGACCTGCAGGAAGTGGCAGTGAATCTGTGGAGAAGAAAGAGGCGGTTAGACTGGCCAGATGTCTTACTGGTTTTGTAGGGGCGCCGCGTGCTGAGCCTCCGACTATCCCAGTCAA ATTCTTCAAAACTGCCCTGGAAAGTCAGAAAACTGCAGAACGTGACGAGACTTTCCTCGAGAAACCAACCAATGCCTTTCTATACATCCGAAGGTTAACTGAAGGATGGAGTCACGTGACCGACGCCATTTGTGGGAACCAAGATGAACATGATGTCGAGGCAAAAG TATTTTGTTTAACCTTCACCTCTGTGGTTGGGCGAAGCAGCATATGGCCTTCTGCTTATGACCTCCAAGGTGCAGCTCAAGCAATCATCCGACTGGTGGAATTCTACAAGCTTGATTTTGAAGGCCTTGCAAATGGGACAATGCACACAGTCCAGGTGGCGCCACTGGCCATCAGTGATTTCGTGTACATCGCCGAGGCCGCTCTTGACGATGACCAGGATTACTTAGCCTTGGTTTGGATATCCAACATCTTGAGGCTTCTGAAGAAAATGTCGCCTGAAGATCAAGATACGAAGATGCGGCTACAGCGGAAGTTAGCAGCTTTATATTACAAG CACAAGTCGTTTTCCATGGCAGCAAGTATCATTGGGGATGCACTTAAAGAGA ATCCAAACCACGAGGGTGCGAGACGAGACCTGCAGATGTTCAAAGCGAGGCTGAATTCTGGAGACGAACTTGGAGAAATTCCTCGATCACACTTCTTAGAACAACTCGTTGAAGATATGGCAACGTTCAGAAACCTTTGCCGAGGGAATGTGAAG TCTCCCCTAGCGGCCTCCAGATTACACTGCGAATACCGACAGACGAGAATACCTCTGATTCCCTCCAAAGTCGAATACATGAACCTCGTGCCACCCGTGATTCTTATCCACGAAATAGCCACGGAAATGGACATAGAGCACATGAAAAACTTGGCAAAGTTCAAG TTACATCAATCTGTTATTGGAGAAAGTATGGTGACGTCTCCACTGAGGATTAGTCAAAC GGCGTGGCTGGGAGAATGGAATGATGCCTTATTGCGCATGTCTCGGAAGGTGGAGTTACACACAGGGCTCAGCGCCCTTTATACGGAAGACAATTCCCATGCTGAGCCTTGGCAG AAGGAAATACGCGATTTGGGTGGTGAGTCGGTGTTTACAGCTGTGGCTAACTCTGGTGACAGGGTAGCCACATTTCTGCTTTAC TTAAACGACGTGACGTTAGGGGGAGCCACTGTGTTCCCTAAGCTGAAAACGAGGATACCTGTTGTCAAG ttgCAAATAAATGGATGCGTGAAATCGGACAAACATTTCGAAGGCCTTGCGCTACTAACAAGAACATTTGACCGAGTATCCCAGTTAAGGAAGTGGTGA